The window CATTTCTTGGAGCTTTTTTTAATACTATATCACCAATATTAACATTCAATCGACCCATAAGTTTTATCATCTCTATAAAATTACCACGATttttagaagatgaagattcATCATGACCTCTAAATGCACAAGCTTGTAAACTAAGCCATCGAATACTCTCAATTGTCGTCTTAAGTCGTAATCGATTTTTCTGAACTTCATCTAAACTTTGGGCATTCAATATGTTGTCAATATGTCCACTTACTTTCATCAAATCTTCAACACATTTCACTGAATTACTATGTGAGGAAGTAGGACCTCCCACGTGAATTAAAAGTGGACATTTAACTCCATCGTTAACCCTTTTCCAGTTATTAAATCCATCAATAGTGAATGAAGGATTAATAGGTGATTTCTTTTGGAAAAGAAAacaaggaaaacaaaatattaaatcctTTGATGAAGAATACTCTAACCAAAGAAACTTTTCAAACCACGAGTATTGAAATCTACGATACTGAGTTTGTGATCCAAACTTAGTTCTTGGATACTCATCTAACTTAGGTTGATACGGACCCATTCTAATATAAGACCGCCTAATTTCATCTTGTTGATTTATTGGATGTTGCCATATAGGAATCCGAATTGCGGGATCTCGTTCAAGATTATTAAGATCAATTTCAACCCTTGgaaaatttaaaacaggttgTTCTTCTTCCGTATTAGATGCATAAGATTGAAGATTTACCTCGTTAACCGTAGATGTAGATGAATTTtctttatgtttgaaaaacgaCAGTAatgtctttcttttttttactcCTTTCATTATCCATTGTAATcctattaacaaaaatatagaattaaaataagaatatataatttatacaatcttatgttataaacaaaattaattgagaaaggttaaagaaaactaaccgaGAAATTCAAAAGAGAGACAAGGATAGTTGTAgagaaattaaatcaaataatcatataaatttaaattgattatgttctaaataaataaataaaatatgaaagtttaagtatgaatataaaaaaaatataatataatataataataatataatttaatataatataataataatatatattattatagatagatcatattcttatataaaatattatattttagccAGCTGtatataatagatattatatatatatatatataaaaaaaaaaaaaaaaaaaaaaaaatcacactgGGCTACTGCCCACCGTAGCCCGCTGAGTGCATCCGCCATGAAGGACACTTCGATAGACGAATTGCCTCATGTCATGATACGACATGTGAACCCAAATCTATAGCCTTAAATATTATTGAGGAACAAGGTGTGTTGAGGGGACACGTTGCTGAGATCAAGAAGGCCTCATGACGACTGAGGAGGATTATGATCATCTTAATCTTTTGAAATCTTTAGAGGATTCCGAAAAGATAGGATTAACCCAACATTCGATAATTGGGTCCGAGGTACACCCTAAGGAAGGGGAATTAGTCATCGCTTTAGAAGCGGAAACTATGGCTAGAAAGACATGGATGCTTAATTAGTTTCATTGATCAACCTAGGTGCTTCAAAAGTACTACTTTAGAAAACAAGTCCAACCCATTAAAATTATAGTAgataagaatgaaaatataaggataaaaatgCATTACAAAAGGGAAGCCTATAAGATCAAAGTGGCacaaaatatgtttgaaaatgaCTAGGTAAACTTATAACTACAAAGAAGATTGATACATAATCACCCGATTATCCGATGTTCTCATGGTTTAAGTTGGATTTGCATTTTTTTTCACTCTCGATGTCATGTTGTTGACAATTTAGATGAGTTTTGTATCAAACCATGTTGAACTTGTTATGACATTTACTCTTTAAAATGACAACAATTAATCTTAACATTCAAGGACAATTATTGCCCAATGTGcctttaacaataaaatattaatgagaTGAAGGTTTAATGCCGGACCCATTAAAAGATAATCCtaatatagaaattatatttatataaaaaaatgtataatgaattatatacttgaattgtcaatttattatataaataagtgcattgcacaaaaaaaaaaaaacgtgcAATAAATTTGAATGGAAATGAACAAGTGACATGATTAGtcccatttatttatttgcttTAGTTTGGCAAAAGAA is drawn from Impatiens glandulifera chromosome 3, dImpGla2.1, whole genome shotgun sequence and contains these coding sequences:
- the LOC124930132 gene encoding zinc finger MYM-type protein 1-like, producing the protein MKGVKKRKTLLSFFKHKENSSTSTVNEVNLQSYASNTEEEQPVLNFPRVEIDLNNLERDPAIRIPIWQHPINQQDEIRRSYIRMGPYQPKLDEYPRTKFGSQTQYRRFQYSWFEKFLWLEYSSSKDLIFCFPCFLFQKKSPINPSFTIDGFNNWKRVNDGVKCPLLIHVGGPTSSHSNSVKCVEDLMKVSGHIDNILNAQSLDEVQKNRLRLKTTIESIRWLSLQACAFRGHDESSSSKNRGNFIEMIKLMGRLNVNIGDIVLKKAPRNATYTSPTIQKEILHIFANKVRKKIREEIGDAKFCILVDEAKDI